The Geotalea uraniireducens Rf4 genome window below encodes:
- a CDS encoding NADH-quinone oxidoreductase subunit M — protein sequence MNQMPALLSIITFLPLLGVFLLFFVNKNSHAVSRGIALGISLIAFIVSLPLVTGFQNNAEFQFVEMIPWIAAGPFQMNYHIGIDGISLWLVILTTFIMPIAILSTWTAVEEKVKEYMICLLLLEVGMLGAFISLDLFLFYIFWEVMLIPMYFIIGIWGGKNKIYAAVKFFIYTMVGSLLMLVALITLYFKAGGGDFNLLKFYQLSLDPATQTWMFLAFALAFAIKVPMFPLHTWLPDAHTEAPTAGSVILAAVLLKMGTYGFVRFAIPLFPIATAQFTPLIATLSVIGIIYAALVAMVQEDVKKLVAYSSVAHLGFVMLGVFALNQQGIAGGMLQMLNHGVSTGALFLIVGFIYERRHTRLITDFGGLSKQMPVFATIFMIVTLSSIGLPGTNGFVGEFLVLIGSFESSIRWYSIIASSGVILSAVYMLWMFQRVMFGELNNPKNQVLKDLNAREIVIMLPLLVLIFFMGVYPKPFLDKMTPSIDNLIQHVKTKQVAANQPAPVVQQMQIMPQAAPQAATAAEVK from the coding sequence ATGAACCAGATGCCTGCGTTACTGAGCATAATAACTTTCCTGCCGCTGTTAGGGGTATTTCTCCTATTCTTTGTAAATAAGAACAGCCACGCGGTCTCGAGGGGAATTGCCCTTGGAATTTCTCTGATAGCATTTATAGTGTCGCTACCTCTGGTTACGGGATTTCAGAATAATGCCGAGTTTCAGTTTGTCGAAATGATACCCTGGATCGCAGCAGGCCCGTTTCAGATGAACTACCATATCGGCATCGATGGGATAAGCCTCTGGCTTGTAATCCTGACAACCTTCATCATGCCTATCGCCATACTTTCGACCTGGACAGCGGTTGAAGAAAAGGTGAAGGAATACATGATCTGCCTGCTTCTGCTCGAAGTCGGCATGCTCGGTGCGTTTATTTCTCTCGACCTGTTCCTTTTCTACATTTTCTGGGAAGTAATGCTTATTCCGATGTATTTCATCATCGGTATCTGGGGTGGCAAGAATAAGATTTATGCAGCGGTTAAGTTTTTTATCTACACCATGGTTGGCTCACTCCTCATGCTTGTTGCGCTCATTACCCTCTATTTCAAAGCAGGGGGGGGCGATTTTAATCTGTTGAAATTCTATCAGTTGTCACTTGACCCAGCTACTCAGACATGGATGTTCCTTGCATTTGCCCTGGCCTTCGCAATTAAGGTTCCCATGTTCCCCTTACACACATGGTTGCCGGATGCCCACACCGAAGCACCTACAGCCGGTTCTGTAATACTTGCAGCAGTGCTCCTGAAGATGGGTACCTACGGCTTTGTCCGTTTTGCCATCCCGCTTTTCCCGATTGCAACGGCGCAGTTTACGCCACTTATTGCTACTCTTTCTGTAATCGGCATTATTTACGCTGCACTGGTTGCCATGGTCCAGGAAGATGTGAAGAAGTTGGTTGCGTACTCATCAGTAGCGCATCTTGGTTTTGTCATGCTTGGTGTTTTTGCCCTTAACCAGCAAGGGATTGCCGGTGGCATGTTGCAGATGCTTAATCATGGTGTTTCAACCGGGGCACTGTTCCTTATCGTCGGCTTCATTTATGAACGTCGTCACACGCGGCTTATTACCGATTTCGGCGGCCTTTCCAAGCAGATGCCCGTATTTGCAACTATCTTCATGATTGTTACCCTTTCTTCCATCGGTTTGCCTGGAACAAACGGCTTTGTCGGTGAGTTCCTCGTCTTGATCGGCTCTTTTGAAAGCAGCATCAGATGGTATTCAATAATCGCATCAAGCGGCGTCATCCTCTCTGCTGTCTATATGTTATGGATGTTCCAGCGTGTAATGTTCGGAGAACTCAATAATCCGAAAAATCAGGTACTCAAGGATCTGAACGCAAGAGAAATCGTTATAATGTTGCCTCTGCTTGTACTGATATTCTTCATGGGTGTTTATCCCAAGCCGTTTCTCGACAAGATGACACCGTCCATCGACAACTTGATCCAACATGTCAAGACGAAGCAGGTTGCCGCCAATCAGCCTGCGCCAGTAGTGCAGCAGATGCAGATTATGCCACAGGCTGCACCCCAGGCAGCTACCGCAGCTGAAGTGAAATAG
- the nuoK gene encoding NADH-quinone oxidoreductase subunit NuoK → MLALNNYLILSAILFSIGTIGVLVRRNAIVIFMCVEMMLNAVNLTFIAFSKYLGNIDGQIFVFFVMTVAAAEAAVGLALMIAFYKNRESIDVEDVNLMKW, encoded by the coding sequence ATGTTAGCCTTAAACAACTATCTAATACTCAGCGCAATATTATTCTCAATAGGTACTATCGGCGTACTTGTCAGAAGAAATGCCATTGTGATCTTCATGTGTGTCGAGATGATGCTGAACGCAGTAAACCTGACCTTTATTGCTTTTTCCAAATATCTTGGCAACATTGACGGCCAGATCTTTGTATTCTTCGTTATGACGGTCGCAGCTGCTGAAGCAGCGGTCGGCCTTGCTCTTATGATTGCCTTCTATAAAAATAGAGAGTCGATTGACGTTGAAGATGTCAATCTCATGAAATGGTAG
- a CDS encoding TolC family protein, producing the protein MRKIIISMAVILALPVSAYAGNANVTLREAISLALERHHLIKAAGFERTAATSEESIKKSRYLPRILMEEGVVASNAPTRVFMMKLDQGRFGASDFEISNLNHPKASNDFSTKLILEQPLFDLSIGQGVEMVKNEEKKRDLLLEGRRQEVAAKVYSAYLEIRRARAYLKATEQALIDAREHQRLAVVRSEAGAGLKSDELRARTFVSEVEQQNITANNNLLLAKMKLTRATAGNAGELLDISDGIDVMHPVMGIDDLKKLALQNRIDMKTMEKDVDKAALGVKMARSAYLPTIYADASYQLNDRDVPFGNDNDSWFVGATLRWELFDGMRRRNEVKKNVALEKAAAEYVDDYRQEVDLQVMESFLRYQEALKKLEVARNSSVDADESVRLLEKRFQNSLATMSELLDAQTALNRARANVIDTENQLALSAADIYLAAGTFLQEVMK; encoded by the coding sequence GTGAGAAAAATAATAATTAGCATGGCTGTGATTCTTGCATTACCGGTTTCCGCCTATGCCGGAAACGCTAATGTTACTCTGCGGGAGGCAATAAGCCTAGCCCTGGAGAGACATCATCTGATAAAAGCTGCCGGATTTGAAAGAACGGCTGCCACAAGCGAGGAATCGATTAAGAAGAGCCGCTATCTGCCGCGCATCCTCATGGAGGAAGGTGTGGTTGCATCAAACGCTCCGACCAGGGTATTCATGATGAAACTTGATCAGGGACGGTTTGGTGCAAGCGATTTTGAGATCTCAAACCTCAATCATCCCAAGGCATCTAACGATTTCAGCACAAAGCTCATACTCGAACAACCTCTGTTTGATCTTTCCATTGGCCAGGGTGTTGAAATGGTGAAAAACGAGGAAAAAAAGCGTGACCTTTTGTTGGAAGGCCGTCGCCAGGAGGTTGCCGCAAAAGTATATTCAGCATATCTTGAAATACGTCGGGCCAGGGCTTACCTGAAAGCAACAGAACAAGCATTGATCGATGCGAGGGAGCATCAGAGGCTAGCCGTTGTCAGAAGCGAAGCTGGTGCGGGGTTGAAATCTGACGAATTGAGAGCCCGGACCTTTGTTTCTGAGGTCGAACAACAGAATATAACCGCAAATAACAACCTTCTTCTGGCTAAAATGAAGCTTACAAGGGCCACAGCCGGCAATGCCGGGGAGCTGCTCGATATAAGCGATGGCATTGACGTAATGCATCCGGTAATGGGTATTGACGATCTCAAAAAACTTGCACTGCAAAATCGCATAGACATGAAGACGATGGAAAAGGATGTGGACAAAGCGGCATTGGGGGTGAAAATGGCGCGTAGCGCATATCTGCCGACGATTTATGCAGACGCTTCATATCAGCTCAATGATCGGGACGTCCCGTTTGGTAATGATAATGATTCCTGGTTTGTCGGTGCAACACTTCGTTGGGAATTGTTTGACGGGATGAGGAGACGCAATGAAGTAAAGAAAAACGTGGCGCTGGAAAAGGCTGCAGCAGAGTATGTAGATGATTATAGGCAGGAAGTTGATTTGCAGGTCATGGAAAGCTTTCTCCGCTATCAGGAGGCTCTGAAAAAATTGGAAGTAGCCCGTAACTCGTCTGTGGATGCTGATGAAAGCGTACGCCTGTTGGAGAAGCGTTTTCAGAACTCTCTGGCAACAATGTCCGAGCTGCTGGATGCGCAGACAGCCCTGAACAGGGCGAGGGCAAATGTAATCGATACGGAAAACCAGCTCGCACTCTCTGCTGCAGATATATATCTGGCCGCAGGGACATTTTTGCAGGAGGTCATGAAATGA
- a CDS encoding NADH-quinone oxidoreductase subunit N: METIAMPAINFTAVMPETILSVFAMVLLLVNVFVPGKQKAYLGYLSLIGIIVSAVSVFNGWDAPQAIREGFNGSVIQDNFALFFKAIFLLSAALTILISDQYMEREECNHGELYPLILLATAGMMLMASGTDLMTIFLGLEVLSVSLYVLAGFNRNNIKSNEAGLKYFLLGAFSTGFLLYGMALTYGSTGTTKIANIAAYVAQNGSVTANPMFLVGMLLIAIGFSFKIAAAPFHMWTPDVYEGAPTPMTAFMSAGPKAAGFAAFIRVLVFAFPTLKADWTDLLWILAVLTMTVGNIIALSQDNIKRMLAYSSIAHAGYALVGFTAGNAEGAAGILFYMLSYAFMNIGAFAIIILIGKKGEANNNVSDYAGLGFRRPVLALIMAIFLFSLAGIPPMVGFVGKFYLFSAAIKSGYIGLAIIGVLNSAASVYYYLRVMVFMYMKDPVEEFDWVKVTPAIALCLFISVAGVMIPGVIPGYLLQLAQKAVLF; encoded by the coding sequence ATGGAAACAATCGCTATGCCAGCCATAAACTTTACCGCGGTGATGCCTGAGACAATCCTTTCAGTCTTCGCCATGGTGCTCCTGCTGGTCAATGTCTTTGTCCCTGGCAAACAGAAGGCCTACCTGGGATATTTAAGCTTGATAGGCATTATCGTTTCTGCTGTAAGTGTCTTTAACGGTTGGGATGCTCCGCAGGCAATCAGGGAAGGTTTCAATGGTTCGGTGATCCAAGATAATTTCGCACTTTTCTTTAAAGCGATATTTTTGCTGTCAGCGGCCCTGACAATCCTGATAAGTGACCAGTACATGGAGCGTGAAGAGTGTAATCACGGTGAACTATATCCATTGATACTGCTCGCCACTGCCGGCATGATGCTGATGGCATCCGGCACCGATTTGATGACCATCTTCCTCGGACTCGAGGTGCTGTCTGTTTCCCTTTACGTGCTTGCTGGTTTCAATAGGAATAATATTAAGTCGAATGAAGCCGGCCTCAAGTACTTCCTGCTTGGAGCCTTTTCCACCGGGTTTCTCCTCTATGGTATGGCGCTTACGTATGGTTCGACGGGCACGACCAAGATAGCCAACATTGCAGCATATGTTGCTCAAAACGGATCGGTTACAGCCAACCCGATGTTCCTTGTCGGTATGCTACTTATAGCGATTGGCTTTTCGTTCAAAATTGCCGCCGCTCCCTTCCATATGTGGACGCCTGATGTGTACGAAGGTGCGCCGACACCGATGACGGCTTTCATGTCTGCCGGTCCGAAGGCTGCCGGATTTGCCGCCTTCATCAGGGTACTCGTGTTTGCTTTCCCAACCCTTAAGGCGGATTGGACTGATCTGCTTTGGATACTTGCCGTATTGACCATGACGGTTGGTAACATCATCGCTTTAAGCCAGGACAACATCAAACGCATGCTTGCGTATTCTTCGATCGCACATGCCGGCTATGCACTGGTTGGTTTTACGGCCGGGAATGCCGAGGGTGCAGCAGGTATCCTGTTCTACATGCTCTCCTACGCCTTTATGAATATCGGTGCTTTTGCCATCATCATACTGATTGGCAAAAAGGGCGAGGCGAACAACAATGTCTCCGATTATGCAGGTTTAGGTTTCAGGCGTCCTGTGCTTGCACTGATTATGGCTATTTTTCTCTTTTCACTTGCGGGTATTCCGCCAATGGTCGGTTTTGTCGGAAAGTTCTACCTCTTCTCTGCGGCTATTAAATCCGGTTATATCGGACTGGCTATCATAGGCGTTTTAAACAGCGCGGCATCTGTTTATTATTATTTGCGCGTTATGGTTTTCATGTACATGAAAGATCCTGTCGAAGAGTTTGATTGGGTAAAGGTAACACCCGCCATTGCACTTTGCCTGTTCATTTCTGTGGCCGGCGTTATGATTCCCGGAGTGATTCCCGGGTATCTCCTGCAGCTTGCCCAGAAGGCCGTCTTGTTCTAA
- the nuoL gene encoding NADH-quinone oxidoreductase subunit L, producing MFEYVWLIPLFPLIGVVINGLFGKSIKNEKIIGGIGSLMVFGSFLVSCSILFKLLSLPSEERLFELNLFTWIQSGNFKADIGFLIDPLSALMIMVVTGVGFLIHLYSIGYMHGEEGFYRYFTYLNLFTFSMLLLVLGNNLLLMFVGWEGVGLCSYLLIGYYFHKKSAGDAGKKAFVMNRVGDFGFLLGLFTLFWYLGHNHNVWTINFVQLGQASHLLPIGGVVTIITLCFFLGATGKSAQIPLYTWLPDAMEGPTPVSALIHAATMVTAGVYMIGRMNFIFIKAPETMLVIACVGAATAIFAATIGTAQNDIKRVLAYSTVSQLGFMFLAMGVGAFAAGVFHLMTHAFFKACLFLGSGSVIHSMHHALHHAHSHDDAQDMRNMGGLKSKMPITFLTFLVSTIAIAGIPGFSGFFSKDEILWQAFANPYHGNLNYILWGTGAVAAGFTAFYMFRLVFMTFFGECRINPKAKDHLHESPFVITLPLMVLGTLAVVGGYVGIPKLIGEMFGGIPNYFEHYLEPVFRISEEFAKEHGHAAAHHSASLEWGLMGTSVIIAVIGISIAYALYIVSPSIPAKFTAAFPGLHKAVYNKWYIDELYDFLFVNPCKAIGRFLWKGFDVLVVDGIVNGVAKTVIGFSAVLRNIQSGYVHNYAFSMALGMVVIVGYYIFR from the coding sequence ATGTTTGAATACGTATGGTTGATCCCACTTTTCCCACTCATAGGTGTGGTAATCAACGGCCTATTCGGCAAATCAATAAAGAATGAGAAGATTATAGGCGGGATCGGATCGTTAATGGTCTTTGGTTCTTTCCTGGTTTCTTGCAGCATACTGTTCAAGTTACTGTCGCTTCCCAGTGAAGAGCGTTTATTCGAACTGAACCTCTTTACCTGGATTCAGTCCGGTAACTTTAAAGCAGATATCGGTTTTCTCATAGATCCGCTTTCAGCTTTAATGATAATGGTTGTTACCGGTGTCGGTTTCCTTATCCATCTCTATTCGATTGGTTATATGCACGGAGAAGAAGGATTCTACCGCTACTTCACCTACTTGAACCTGTTTACATTTTCCATGCTGCTTCTGGTTCTCGGCAATAACCTGTTGCTCATGTTTGTCGGCTGGGAAGGTGTCGGTCTCTGTTCCTATCTGCTCATCGGGTATTATTTCCATAAGAAATCTGCCGGCGATGCAGGCAAAAAAGCATTCGTCATGAACAGGGTCGGTGACTTTGGTTTTCTTCTCGGCTTATTTACACTCTTCTGGTACCTCGGCCATAACCATAATGTCTGGACGATAAATTTTGTCCAGCTTGGCCAGGCTTCACATCTGCTTCCCATTGGCGGAGTTGTAACTATCATTACATTATGCTTCTTCCTTGGTGCGACCGGCAAGTCAGCTCAGATTCCGCTTTACACCTGGCTCCCGGACGCGATGGAAGGTCCGACCCCTGTTTCTGCGCTCATCCATGCTGCGACAATGGTTACCGCCGGTGTTTACATGATCGGTCGCATGAACTTCATATTCATCAAAGCTCCTGAGACGATGCTTGTTATTGCTTGCGTCGGTGCGGCAACAGCTATCTTTGCCGCAACCATCGGCACAGCCCAGAACGACATCAAGCGAGTTCTTGCCTATTCCACGGTATCCCAGCTCGGTTTCATGTTCTTGGCCATGGGGGTCGGTGCATTTGCCGCCGGCGTATTCCACCTGATGACCCACGCATTCTTCAAGGCATGTCTGTTTCTTGGTTCAGGATCGGTTATTCACTCCATGCACCATGCATTGCACCACGCACATTCCCACGATGATGCCCAGGATATGCGCAACATGGGTGGATTGAAATCCAAGATGCCGATCACCTTCCTGACTTTTCTGGTATCTACCATAGCCATAGCAGGTATCCCCGGCTTCTCCGGATTCTTTTCAAAGGACGAGATCCTCTGGCAAGCGTTTGCCAATCCGTACCATGGTAACCTCAACTATATACTCTGGGGAACAGGCGCCGTTGCAGCCGGTTTCACAGCGTTCTATATGTTCCGTCTTGTGTTCATGACGTTCTTTGGCGAATGCCGCATTAATCCAAAGGCTAAAGACCATCTCCACGAATCGCCGTTTGTCATCACCTTGCCGCTCATGGTTCTGGGTACCCTGGCCGTTGTAGGCGGCTACGTTGGCATACCTAAGTTGATCGGTGAAATGTTCGGCGGGATACCCAATTACTTTGAACACTATCTTGAGCCGGTTTTCAGGATCTCCGAAGAGTTCGCCAAGGAGCACGGTCATGCTGCTGCGCATCACAGCGCCTCCCTTGAGTGGGGTTTGATGGGTACTTCTGTAATCATCGCAGTAATTGGCATCAGCATAGCTTATGCACTCTATATAGTTTCACCATCAATACCGGCAAAGTTTACCGCTGCATTCCCGGGTCTGCATAAGGCTGTCTACAATAAGTGGTATATCGACGAACTCTACGACTTCCTCTTTGTCAATCCCTGCAAAGCAATCGGCAGATTTCTCTGGAAGGGTTTTGATGTGCTCGTGGTTGACGGCATAGTCAACGGTGTAGCCAAGACAGTAATCGGTTTCAGTGCAGTACTGAGAAACATTCAATCGGGTTATGTCCATAACTATGCCTTTTCGATGGCTCTGGGCATGGTTGTGATTGTCGGTTATTACATTTTTCGCTAG
- the nuoH gene encoding NADH-quinone oxidoreductase subunit NuoH: protein MDTLILGLPVAYYIAMIAKVLVAFVFVLLTVAYATYAERKIIGHMQVRLGPMRTGWHGLLQPIADGIKLFFKEEIIPAQSSKFAFLIAPLVALVPAFIAFAVIPFGDTIEVAGYKIPLQIAAVINDQATGAVLDVNVGVLYILGMASLGVYGIVLAGWSSNSKYSLLGGLRASAQMVSYELAAGLAIVAVFMLSESLSLHKIVADQAGFITNWYAFKQPLAFIIFFICSLAEINRTPFDLPEAETELVSGFCTEYSSMKYAMFFMAEYANMITVCAVTTTLFLGGWHGPFFPVINFVAKVYFLIFCCMWIRATYPRYRYDQLMGLGWKVFLPLTLLNVVVTGIVVTLFK, encoded by the coding sequence ATGGATACGCTAATCTTAGGACTGCCAGTTGCGTACTACATAGCAATGATTGCCAAAGTGCTCGTAGCCTTTGTCTTTGTACTATTGACGGTCGCTTATGCAACCTATGCAGAGAGGAAGATAATTGGGCACATGCAGGTACGTCTCGGCCCGATGAGAACTGGCTGGCACGGTTTGCTACAACCGATTGCCGATGGGATCAAGCTTTTTTTCAAAGAAGAGATCATCCCTGCGCAATCGAGTAAATTTGCATTCCTTATTGCACCACTTGTTGCGCTGGTCCCCGCCTTTATTGCGTTTGCGGTAATTCCATTTGGCGATACGATCGAGGTTGCCGGTTACAAGATCCCCTTGCAGATTGCCGCAGTAATTAACGATCAGGCTACCGGGGCTGTGCTTGATGTTAATGTCGGGGTTCTTTATATCCTTGGTATGGCTTCACTTGGCGTCTATGGCATAGTCCTGGCCGGTTGGTCTTCAAACAGTAAATATTCGTTGCTCGGCGGGCTTCGCGCCTCCGCGCAGATGGTCTCATATGAGTTGGCAGCAGGGCTTGCCATAGTCGCCGTTTTTATGCTGTCAGAATCTCTCTCGCTACATAAGATCGTCGCCGACCAGGCTGGCTTCATAACAAATTGGTACGCCTTCAAGCAGCCGCTGGCATTCATAATCTTCTTTATCTGCTCTCTGGCAGAAATAAACCGCACACCATTCGACCTCCCAGAGGCTGAGACTGAACTTGTATCAGGCTTTTGTACAGAGTATTCAAGTATGAAATACGCCATGTTCTTTATGGCTGAATATGCGAATATGATTACGGTTTGCGCCGTTACTACCACACTTTTTCTTGGCGGCTGGCATGGTCCTTTCTTCCCGGTAATAAATTTCGTTGCCAAGGTGTATTTCCTTATATTCTGCTGCATGTGGATCAGGGCTACATATCCCCGATATCGTTATGATCAGCTGATGGGCCTTGGCTGGAAAGTATTCCTGCCACTGACGCTTTTGAATGTCGTGGTTACGGGAATAGTCGTTACGCTTTTTAAATAA
- the nuoI gene encoding NADH-quinone oxidoreductase subunit NuoI, protein MIMPLLKGLQITLKHLFQKPVTLQYPDERPKIEPGFRGLHALNVSHDRAKCVACYLCPTVCPAKCITVEAGEDENHDKFAAKYEIDMLRCIFCGYCVEACPVDAIRMTDTFELASYKRQDFIFTKERLLEKK, encoded by the coding sequence ATGATAATGCCGTTGCTTAAAGGTTTACAGATCACATTAAAACATCTTTTTCAGAAACCGGTCACTCTTCAGTATCCTGACGAGAGACCTAAAATAGAACCGGGTTTCAGGGGTCTCCACGCGCTCAATGTTTCACATGACCGGGCGAAATGTGTTGCCTGCTATCTCTGTCCGACAGTCTGCCCTGCTAAATGCATTACGGTTGAGGCGGGTGAGGATGAGAACCATGACAAGTTCGCCGCAAAATATGAGATAGATATGCTGCGTTGCATCTTTTGCGGCTACTGTGTAGAAGCATGTCCCGTAGATGCCATACGAATGACGGACACGTTTGAGCTTGCCAGTTATAAACGACAGGATTTCATCTTTACCAAGGAAAGACTTTTAGAAAAGAAATAA
- a CDS encoding NADH-quinone oxidoreductase subunit J, which translates to MLESLFFIIVAAVAVISSILVITCKNPINSALSLVMTFFCLATFYVMLDAPFMAAIQVIVYAGAIMVLIVFVIMLLNIRTETGRKTTHAILAGSIIGLLVLFQTCYFLFRSSLTGNKGVMDTALVERVGHVELIGKALYTEFLLPFEITSLLLLVAIIGAVILTKRKI; encoded by the coding sequence ATGCTAGAATCGTTATTCTTCATCATCGTGGCAGCGGTGGCTGTCATATCCAGCATTCTGGTTATAACCTGCAAAAATCCGATCAACAGTGCCCTTTCGCTGGTCATGACCTTCTTTTGCCTTGCGACCTTTTACGTTATGCTGGATGCCCCATTTATGGCAGCCATACAGGTGATTGTCTATGCCGGCGCGATTATGGTTCTGATTGTTTTTGTAATCATGCTGCTCAACATAAGAACTGAAACCGGCAGAAAAACCACACATGCGATACTGGCAGGCAGCATAATCGGTCTTTTGGTTCTGTTCCAGACATGTTATTTCCTGTTCAGAAGCTCACTGACCGGCAACAAGGGCGTCATGGATACCGCATTGGTTGAACGGGTTGGTCATGTCGAACTCATAGGTAAGGCTTTGTACACAGAATTCTTGCTCCCCTTTGAAATAACATCGTTGCTGCTGCTTGTAGCAATCATCGGCGCCGTGATTCTCACTAAAAGAAAAATTTAA
- a CDS encoding efflux RND transporter periplasmic adaptor subunit — protein MKRIGAVVACLMFIATLSVLPGCSEKMKEGAIPQDVPHVKGLSTEKVTESDIPELLEAVGTVKSKNTALIAARISGIVRTISAKEGDRVARGKHLITLEANESSAAAEAASAAVEEARRGIDEALARKKLADTTFDRFHKLYDEQAVTRQEFDGRQTEKELAAQGLARAEARLAQARGNAKAADAVAGYAKIAAPIAGIVTAKAVDVGMTVLPGMPLITVEEEGNYRLDVAVPETMLGRVKIGDAVRVAIEGSDAETSGRVVEVVPTVDPMSRTFIAKIDLAAKGLRSGVYGRALFATGKRKGVLIPKSAVVERGALTLVWVVDKEHRVGMRLVKTGKGVADKVEILSGLSAGELVVTAGVEKAVDGAKAE, from the coding sequence ATGAAAAGGATTGGGGCGGTCGTAGCCTGCCTGATGTTTATCGCAACACTCTCCGTCCTTCCCGGATGCAGTGAAAAGATGAAGGAGGGGGCAATCCCACAGGACGTGCCCCATGTAAAGGGACTTTCCACGGAGAAAGTCACAGAGAGCGATATACCCGAACTCCTTGAAGCGGTGGGTACTGTCAAGTCGAAAAATACCGCACTTATTGCCGCCCGCATCTCCGGCATCGTTAGAACCATTTCGGCAAAGGAAGGGGACCGGGTTGCCAGAGGGAAGCATCTGATAACACTTGAAGCCAATGAAAGCTCGGCCGCGGCAGAAGCGGCATCCGCTGCTGTGGAAGAAGCAAGGCGTGGTATTGATGAGGCTCTCGCGCGCAAAAAACTTGCAGATACAACATTTGACAGATTCCATAAGCTCTATGACGAGCAGGCAGTGACCAGGCAGGAATTCGACGGCAGGCAAACGGAGAAGGAGCTGGCCGCACAAGGGCTGGCCCGCGCAGAGGCGCGGCTGGCACAGGCACGTGGAAATGCCAAAGCGGCAGATGCCGTGGCCGGATATGCCAAGATCGCGGCGCCGATAGCCGGCATAGTCACTGCAAAGGCCGTAGACGTCGGCATGACCGTACTGCCCGGCATGCCGCTGATAACCGTAGAAGAAGAGGGCAATTACAGGCTGGATGTCGCCGTGCCTGAAACAATGCTGGGAAGGGTGAAAATAGGCGATGCGGTCCGTGTTGCAATAGAGGGGAGCGATGCAGAAACAAGCGGGAGAGTGGTCGAGGTGGTTCCGACCGTTGACCCGATGAGCAGGACCTTTATCGCAAAGATTGACCTTGCTGCGAAAGGTTTACGTTCCGGTGTTTACGGCCGGGCACTGTTCGCTACCGGCAAAAGGAAAGGGGTGCTGATACCTAAAAGCGCCGTCGTCGAAAGGGGTGCGCTTACGCTTGTCTGGGTGGTGGACAAGGAGCACAGAGTGGGAATGCGTTTGGTAAAAACCGGCAAAGGCGTTGCTGACAAGGTGGAAATCCTCTCCGGTCTGTCAGCAGGTGAACTGGTCGTAACCGCCGGAGTGGAGAAGGCTGTCGATGGCGCAAAGGCCGAATAG